The following coding sequences lie in one Girardinichthys multiradiatus isolate DD_20200921_A chromosome 13, DD_fGirMul_XY1, whole genome shotgun sequence genomic window:
- the LOC124879502 gene encoding zinc finger protein OZF-like isoform X2 codes for MRERNDVAFGVKLSLDIQQSWAMKEELPAEEQNWCPTLDQEDQKCPKIKEEEEETKIIEFIFNPDPVKGEDEEEKPQHSELHHSQTKENRTSTEPETDECLESDDGDKTSDSSETDVSDGNWEESYGARSGLDPVTNTFSVSHKSYEAGKKLHSCTECSKTFTQRSDLLRHNRVHTGEKPFSCSICNAAFSWKHVLAQHMRTHSGEKPFSCSICGQRFRRKIHVTSHMRSHTTEKPFTCSICGQKFSRRESVTRHMRRHTEEKPFSCSICGQEFGRKESLTYHMTHHTEEKPYNCSVCNKAFTLKVTLMEHTRIHSEERPFSCSVCGAAFKRKHTLAEHTKTHTGERPYSCSICGRSFVQLISLTRHMRGHTGEKPYSCSVCNKTFKWKQTFLKHTKIHAGE; via the exons ATGAGGGAAAGGAATGATGTCGCCTTCGGTGTAAAACTATCTTTGG ACATCCAGCAGTCGTGGGCGATGAAAGAAGAGCTTCCTGCTGAGGAGCAAAACTGGTGTCCCACACTGGACCAGGAGGACCAGAAATGCCCAAAGAttaaagaggaagaggaagagacTAAGATTATAGAGTTCATATTCAATCCAGACCCTGTGAAGGGTGAAGATGAGGAAGAGAAACCTCAGCATTCAGAGCTTCATCACAGTCAGACTAAGGAGAACAGAACCTCTACAGAACCAGAAACAGATGAATGTTTAGAGTCGGATGATGGAGACAAAACTTCAGATTCTTCAGAAACGGATGTCAGTGATGGAAACTGGGAGGAGAGCTATGGAGCCAGGTCAGGACTGGACCCTGtcacaaacacattttctgtcagTCATAAGTCATATGAAGCAGGCAAGAAGTTACACAGCTGCACTGAATGCAGTAAAACATTTACCCAAAGGTCGGATCTCTTGAGACACAACAGagtccacacaggagagaagcctTTTAGCTGCTCCATCTGTAACGCAGCTTTTTCTTGGAAGCACGTCTTAGCGCAACACATGAGAACGCACAGTGGAGAAAAACCCTTCAGCTGCTCCATCTGTGGTCAACGGTTCAGAAGGAAGATACACGTAACCTCTCACATGAGAAGTCATACTACAGAAAAACCTTTCACCTGCTCCATTTGTGGACAAAAGTTCAGCCGGAGGGAAAGTGTGACGAGGCACATGAGACGGCACACTGAAGAAAAACCTTTCAGCTGTTCTATTTGTGGGCAAGAGTTCGGCAGGAAGGAAAGTCTAACCTATCACATGACACATCACACTGAAGAAAAACCATACAACTGCTCGGTGTGTAACAAagcttttactttgaaagtAACTTTGATGGAACACACAAGAATCCATTCAGAGGAAAGACCGTTCAGCTGTTCTGTCTGTGGTGCAGCTTTTAAAAGGAAACATACTTTAGCAGAACACACAAAAACCCACACTGGAGAGAGGCCTTACAGCTGCTCCATCTGTGGACGGAGCTTCGTTCAACTTATTAGTCTGACTCGTCACATGAGGGGTCACACAGGAGAAAAACCTTACAGCTGCTCCGTCTGCAACAAGACGTTCAAATGGAAACAAACTTTtctgaaacacacaaaaatccATGCAGGTGAATAA
- the LOC124879502 gene encoding zinc finger protein OZF-like isoform X3: MSTQCKQGVPNKAADIQQSWAMKEELPAEEQNWCPTLDQEDQKCPKIKEEEEETKIIEFIFNPDPVKGEDEEEKPQHSELHHSQTKENRTSTEPETDECLESDDGDKTSDSSETDVSDGNWEESYGARSGLDPVTNTFSVSHKSYEAGKKLHSCTECSKTFTQRSDLLRHNRVHTGEKPFSCSICNAAFSWKHVLAQHMRTHSGEKPFSCSICGQRFRRKIHVTSHMRSHTTEKPFTCSICGQKFSRRESVTRHMRRHTEEKPFSCSICGQEFGRKESLTYHMTHHTEEKPYNCSVCNKAFTLKVTLMEHTRIHSEERPFSCSVCGAAFKRKHTLAEHTKTHTGERPYSCSICGRSFVQLISLTRHMRGHTGEKPYSCSVCNKTFKWKQTFLKHTKIHAGE; this comes from the coding sequence ACATCCAGCAGTCGTGGGCGATGAAAGAAGAGCTTCCTGCTGAGGAGCAAAACTGGTGTCCCACACTGGACCAGGAGGACCAGAAATGCCCAAAGAttaaagaggaagaggaagagacTAAGATTATAGAGTTCATATTCAATCCAGACCCTGTGAAGGGTGAAGATGAGGAAGAGAAACCTCAGCATTCAGAGCTTCATCACAGTCAGACTAAGGAGAACAGAACCTCTACAGAACCAGAAACAGATGAATGTTTAGAGTCGGATGATGGAGACAAAACTTCAGATTCTTCAGAAACGGATGTCAGTGATGGAAACTGGGAGGAGAGCTATGGAGCCAGGTCAGGACTGGACCCTGtcacaaacacattttctgtcagTCATAAGTCATATGAAGCAGGCAAGAAGTTACACAGCTGCACTGAATGCAGTAAAACATTTACCCAAAGGTCGGATCTCTTGAGACACAACAGagtccacacaggagagaagcctTTTAGCTGCTCCATCTGTAACGCAGCTTTTTCTTGGAAGCACGTCTTAGCGCAACACATGAGAACGCACAGTGGAGAAAAACCCTTCAGCTGCTCCATCTGTGGTCAACGGTTCAGAAGGAAGATACACGTAACCTCTCACATGAGAAGTCATACTACAGAAAAACCTTTCACCTGCTCCATTTGTGGACAAAAGTTCAGCCGGAGGGAAAGTGTGACGAGGCACATGAGACGGCACACTGAAGAAAAACCTTTCAGCTGTTCTATTTGTGGGCAAGAGTTCGGCAGGAAGGAAAGTCTAACCTATCACATGACACATCACACTGAAGAAAAACCATACAACTGCTCGGTGTGTAACAAagcttttactttgaaagtAACTTTGATGGAACACACAAGAATCCATTCAGAGGAAAGACCGTTCAGCTGTTCTGTCTGTGGTGCAGCTTTTAAAAGGAAACATACTTTAGCAGAACACACAAAAACCCACACTGGAGAGAGGCCTTACAGCTGCTCCATCTGTGGACGGAGCTTCGTTCAACTTATTAGTCTGACTCGTCACATGAGGGGTCACACAGGAGAAAAACCTTACAGCTGCTCCGTCTGCAACAAGACGTTCAAATGGAAACAAACTTTtctgaaacacacaaaaatccATGCAGGTGAATAA
- the LOC124879502 gene encoding zinc finger protein OZF-like isoform X1 has translation MEERTHSEQISCQFEDIQQSWAMKEELPAEEQNWCPTLDQEDQKCPKIKEEEEETKIIEFIFNPDPVKGEDEEEKPQHSELHHSQTKENRTSTEPETDECLESDDGDKTSDSSETDVSDGNWEESYGARSGLDPVTNTFSVSHKSYEAGKKLHSCTECSKTFTQRSDLLRHNRVHTGEKPFSCSICNAAFSWKHVLAQHMRTHSGEKPFSCSICGQRFRRKIHVTSHMRSHTTEKPFTCSICGQKFSRRESVTRHMRRHTEEKPFSCSICGQEFGRKESLTYHMTHHTEEKPYNCSVCNKAFTLKVTLMEHTRIHSEERPFSCSVCGAAFKRKHTLAEHTKTHTGERPYSCSICGRSFVQLISLTRHMRGHTGEKPYSCSVCNKTFKWKQTFLKHTKIHAGE, from the exons ATGGAGGAACGGACACACAGTGAGCAGATTAGCTGTCAGTTTGAAG ACATCCAGCAGTCGTGGGCGATGAAAGAAGAGCTTCCTGCTGAGGAGCAAAACTGGTGTCCCACACTGGACCAGGAGGACCAGAAATGCCCAAAGAttaaagaggaagaggaagagacTAAGATTATAGAGTTCATATTCAATCCAGACCCTGTGAAGGGTGAAGATGAGGAAGAGAAACCTCAGCATTCAGAGCTTCATCACAGTCAGACTAAGGAGAACAGAACCTCTACAGAACCAGAAACAGATGAATGTTTAGAGTCGGATGATGGAGACAAAACTTCAGATTCTTCAGAAACGGATGTCAGTGATGGAAACTGGGAGGAGAGCTATGGAGCCAGGTCAGGACTGGACCCTGtcacaaacacattttctgtcagTCATAAGTCATATGAAGCAGGCAAGAAGTTACACAGCTGCACTGAATGCAGTAAAACATTTACCCAAAGGTCGGATCTCTTGAGACACAACAGagtccacacaggagagaagcctTTTAGCTGCTCCATCTGTAACGCAGCTTTTTCTTGGAAGCACGTCTTAGCGCAACACATGAGAACGCACAGTGGAGAAAAACCCTTCAGCTGCTCCATCTGTGGTCAACGGTTCAGAAGGAAGATACACGTAACCTCTCACATGAGAAGTCATACTACAGAAAAACCTTTCACCTGCTCCATTTGTGGACAAAAGTTCAGCCGGAGGGAAAGTGTGACGAGGCACATGAGACGGCACACTGAAGAAAAACCTTTCAGCTGTTCTATTTGTGGGCAAGAGTTCGGCAGGAAGGAAAGTCTAACCTATCACATGACACATCACACTGAAGAAAAACCATACAACTGCTCGGTGTGTAACAAagcttttactttgaaagtAACTTTGATGGAACACACAAGAATCCATTCAGAGGAAAGACCGTTCAGCTGTTCTGTCTGTGGTGCAGCTTTTAAAAGGAAACATACTTTAGCAGAACACACAAAAACCCACACTGGAGAGAGGCCTTACAGCTGCTCCATCTGTGGACGGAGCTTCGTTCAACTTATTAGTCTGACTCGTCACATGAGGGGTCACACAGGAGAAAAACCTTACAGCTGCTCCGTCTGCAACAAGACGTTCAAATGGAAACAAACTTTtctgaaacacacaaaaatccATGCAGGTGAATAA